A single genomic interval of Streptomyces showdoensis harbors:
- a CDS encoding LLM class flavin-dependent oxidoreductase, with protein sequence MRVGTFVLAAQFPGQGQQEALHRAVRTAEAAEEAGLDSVWLAEHHFVPYGVCPSAVTLAGLLLGRTRRLRVGTAVSVLPSAHPVALGEQAALLHVASGGRFTLGVGRGGPWVDLEVFGAGLPAYEQGFPESLDLLLRWLREPRVGAQGERFAFREVAVVPGPGELIGGPASPEVVVACTSPTSVRLAAERGLPMLLGMHCGDEEKAEAVALWRRCAREAGRDPDEIARIGAGHVSAGVVQLADRGADAAEALVKAMPGWLKQGLDAHVTVDGRHRAMRDPVAYTELLCGLHPVGTPRLAADRLAATAERTGITRFALLAEGSGELAATEENVRRLGAEVLPLLV encoded by the coding sequence ATGCGCGTGGGTACGTTCGTGCTGGCCGCCCAGTTCCCGGGCCAGGGTCAGCAGGAGGCGCTGCACCGGGCGGTGCGGACCGCCGAAGCGGCCGAGGAGGCGGGGCTCGACTCCGTCTGGCTCGCCGAGCACCACTTCGTGCCGTACGGGGTCTGCCCGTCGGCCGTCACCCTGGCCGGGCTGCTCCTCGGGCGCACCCGCCGGCTGCGGGTCGGCACGGCGGTCAGCGTGCTGCCGAGCGCGCACCCGGTCGCGCTGGGCGAGCAGGCGGCGCTGCTGCACGTGGCCTCCGGGGGAAGGTTCACCCTCGGAGTGGGCCGCGGGGGCCCGTGGGTGGACCTGGAGGTGTTCGGCGCGGGGCTCCCCGCGTACGAGCAGGGCTTCCCCGAATCGCTCGACCTGCTGCTCCGCTGGCTCCGGGAGCCCCGGGTCGGCGCCCAGGGGGAACGATTCGCTTTCCGTGAGGTGGCGGTCGTGCCGGGCCCCGGCGAGCTGATCGGCGGGCCGGCCTCGCCCGAGGTGGTGGTCGCCTGCACCTCGCCGACGAGCGTGCGGCTCGCCGCCGAGCGGGGGCTGCCGATGCTCCTCGGCATGCACTGCGGGGACGAGGAGAAGGCCGAGGCGGTCGCCCTGTGGAGGCGGTGCGCGCGGGAGGCCGGGCGGGACCCGGACGAGATCGCGCGGATCGGCGCCGGCCATGTCTCGGCCGGGGTGGTCCAGCTCGCGGACCGCGGCGCGGACGCGGCGGAGGCTCTGGTGAAGGCGATGCCGGGCTGGCTGAAGCAAGGGCTTGACGCCCATGTGACCGTGGACGGCAGGCACCGCGCGATGCGCGACCCGGTGGCGTACACGGAGCTCCTGTGCGGGCTGCACCCGGTGGGCACCCCGCGGCTCGCGGCGGACCGGCTCGCGGCGACGGCGGAGCGGACCGGCATCACCCGCTTCGCCCTGCTCGCCGAGGGCTCCGGCGAGCTCGCCGCCACCGAGGAGAACGTGCGGCGCCTGGGCGCCGAGGTGCTCCCGCTGCTCGTCTGA